The following are encoded in a window of Halorarum salinum genomic DNA:
- a CDS encoding nucleoside phosphorylase produces MTDASEDPNDDVQYHVEVGPEDVADTVLLPGNPERVDKVTALWDEHEEVGQHREYRTATGTYDGEPLSVTSTGIGSPSAAIAVEELARVGVDTFIRVGSCGAIQEGMDVGDLVVTSGGVRQEGTSKEYVREDYPATADHEVVSALVAAAERLDHDYHVGLTMSADSFYAGQGRPGFEGFEAAGAASLVKELREANVKNIEMEASAIITIANVYGLRAGAVCTVYANRITGEFRTEGESRAVECASLAAALLARMDEVKAEAGVDRWHAGLSLE; encoded by the coding sequence ATGACCGACGCGAGCGAGGACCCGAACGACGACGTCCAGTACCACGTCGAGGTCGGGCCCGAGGACGTGGCCGACACGGTGCTTCTGCCCGGCAACCCGGAGCGCGTGGACAAGGTGACCGCGCTGTGGGACGAGCACGAGGAGGTCGGCCAGCACCGCGAGTACCGAACCGCGACGGGAACGTACGACGGCGAGCCGCTCTCGGTGACCTCCACCGGCATCGGGTCGCCCTCGGCGGCCATCGCGGTCGAGGAACTGGCGCGCGTCGGCGTGGACACCTTCATCCGCGTCGGCTCCTGCGGGGCCATCCAGGAGGGGATGGACGTGGGCGACCTCGTCGTCACCTCGGGCGGCGTCCGCCAGGAGGGGACGAGCAAGGAGTACGTCCGGGAGGACTACCCCGCGACGGCCGACCACGAGGTCGTCTCGGCGCTCGTCGCCGCCGCCGAGCGGCTCGACCACGACTACCACGTCGGACTGACGATGTCGGCCGACTCCTTCTACGCCGGGCAGGGACGGCCCGGGTTCGAGGGGTTCGAGGCCGCCGGCGCGGCCTCGCTCGTCAAGGAACTCCGGGAGGCGAACGTGAAGAACATCGAGATGGAGGCCTCGGCCATCATAACCATCGCGAACGTGTACGGCCTCCGCGCCGGCGCGGTGTGTACGGTGTACGCGAACCGGATCACCGGCGAGTTCCGCACCGAGGGCGAGTCGCGGGCCGTCGAGTGCGCGAGCCTCGCGGCGGCGCTGCTCGCGCGGATGGACGAGGTGAAAGCCGAGGCCGGCGTCGACCGCTGGCACGCCGGCCTGTCGCTGGAGTAG
- a CDS encoding class I SAM-dependent methyltransferase, with product MSTQADPGLPPENPAAAYGFDAAYRGAPPNWDIGRPQRAFVHLEEAGRIGRRVLEVGCGTGELSLFLARRGHEVLGIDFAPSAVAQARLKARWRRVRAHFLVWDALKLPELGVRVDAVVDSAMLHCLGDDEQVRLVDGLAEVLDPDGYYYLLCDARPDGGPNHGASLSRGEIRKLFAGREWDLEFVLDTVFERRASWNPAYLVGVRRTGR from the coding sequence GTGAGCACCCAAGCGGACCCCGGCCTCCCCCCCGAGAACCCCGCGGCGGCCTACGGGTTCGACGCGGCCTACCGTGGGGCGCCCCCGAACTGGGACATCGGCCGCCCGCAGCGGGCGTTCGTCCACCTGGAGGAGGCCGGCCGCATCGGCCGTCGGGTGCTGGAGGTCGGCTGTGGAACCGGCGAACTGTCGCTGTTCCTCGCGCGTCGGGGACACGAGGTGCTCGGCATCGACTTCGCGCCGAGCGCCGTCGCGCAGGCGCGCCTGAAGGCACGCTGGCGCCGGGTTCGGGCGCACTTCCTCGTCTGGGACGCGCTGAAGCTCCCCGAACTCGGCGTCCGCGTCGACGCCGTCGTCGACTCCGCGATGCTCCACTGTCTCGGCGACGACGAGCAGGTTCGCCTGGTGGACGGCCTCGCAGAGGTACTCGACCCCGACGGCTACTACTACCTGCTCTGTGACGCGCGACCGGACGGCGGCCCCAACCACGGGGCGTCGCTCTCCCGGGGTGAGATCCGGAAGCTGTTCGCCGGCCGGGAGTGGGACCTCGAGTTCGTGCTCGACACGGTGTTCGAGCGGCGGGCGTCCTGGAACCCGGCCTACCTCGTCGGCGTCCGCCGGACCGGACGTTGA
- the cdd gene encoding cytidine deaminase, which produces MTDPNDPEPRTDAGAPAADPLVAKAREAHEDAYVPYSEYAVGAAVRTGDGSVFVGCNIENANYSNSLHAEEVAIAEAVKNGHDEFERVAVSSAARDGVTPCGMCRQTLAEFGAESTTVVCDEGDCVTEYTLGELLPNAISLETLEAAEAARDADD; this is translated from the coding sequence ATGACCGACCCGAACGACCCGGAGCCGCGGACGGACGCCGGCGCCCCGGCCGCGGACCCGCTGGTGGCGAAGGCGCGCGAGGCGCACGAGGACGCGTACGTCCCGTACTCGGAGTACGCCGTCGGCGCCGCCGTCCGGACCGGCGACGGCTCCGTCTTCGTCGGCTGCAACATCGAGAACGCGAACTACTCCAACTCGCTGCACGCCGAGGAGGTCGCGATCGCGGAGGCGGTGAAGAACGGCCACGACGAGTTCGAGCGCGTGGCCGTCTCCTCGGCCGCCCGCGACGGCGTCACCCCCTGCGGAATGTGCCGGCAGACGCTCGCGGAGTTCGGCGCCGAGTCGACGACGGTCGTCTGTGACGAGGGCGACTGCGTGACCGAGTACACGCTCGGCGAACTGCTCCCGAACGCCATCAGCCTCGAGACGCTGGAGGCGGCCGAGGCCGCCCGCGACGCCGACGACTGA
- a CDS encoding DUF7520 family protein — protein MSDPGAGHDATGGGSGAPGAGDTPADDGTGDGDARPVDRHDGRVGADADGRPYLAGAGAAVTAFAAAAGYVVAANNAVGTVSVFGLARLPGTSAAMALYGAVLSLFLVGVLFGLVTIASRYDDGAV, from the coding sequence GTGAGCGATCCGGGGGCGGGCCACGACGCAACTGGAGGCGGCAGCGGCGCGCCGGGCGCCGGAGACACGCCGGCCGACGACGGCACGGGGGACGGCGACGCGCGACCCGTCGACCGCCACGACGGCCGGGTCGGCGCGGACGCCGACGGCCGACCGTACCTCGCGGGGGCCGGAGCGGCGGTGACGGCGTTCGCCGCTGCGGCGGGATACGTCGTCGCGGCGAACAACGCCGTGGGCACCGTGAGCGTGTTCGGACTGGCGCGGCTTCCGGGAACGTCCGCGGCGATGGCGCTGTACGGCGCCGTCCTGTCGCTGTTCCTGGTGGGGGTCCTGTTCGGACTCGTCACGATCGCCTCCCGCTACGACGACGGGGCCGTCTAG
- a CDS encoding GNAT family N-acetyltransferase: MYVRDARNRDEVWLLDHIEAMGLDEGSFRSRDYVIAVEEGTNERAGFGRVRLHKTDEGEFCELTSIGVLEDWRDQGVGAHVLERLVDEAGDDGFEVIFCFTATPEYLTQFGFERVSEDALPGPMRDRLESVREDHPDVVPLALDRERFEMPDELRESFKVASPQGGEPAPEPEDTAEDFGIDPDEATYKYDTGR, encoded by the coding sequence ATGTACGTCCGCGATGCCAGGAACCGGGACGAGGTCTGGCTGCTCGACCACATCGAAGCCATGGGGCTCGACGAGGGCTCGTTCCGCTCCCGGGACTACGTCATCGCGGTCGAGGAGGGGACGAACGAGCGGGCCGGGTTCGGCCGCGTCCGCCTCCACAAGACCGACGAGGGCGAGTTCTGCGAGCTGACGAGCATCGGGGTGCTCGAAGACTGGCGCGACCAGGGCGTCGGCGCGCACGTGCTCGAACGCCTGGTCGACGAGGCCGGCGACGACGGCTTCGAGGTCATCTTCTGCTTCACGGCGACGCCGGAGTACCTCACGCAGTTCGGCTTCGAGCGCGTGAGCGAGGACGCGCTCCCGGGCCCGATGCGCGACCGCCTCGAGTCGGTTCGCGAGGACCACCCCGACGTCGTTCCGCTGGCGCTCGACCGCGAGCGGTTCGAGATGCCCGACGAGCTACGGGAGTCGTTCAAGGTCGCCTCGCCGCAGGGCGGCGAGCCCGCCCCGGAGCCGGAGGACACCGCCGAGGACTTCGGGATCGACCCCGACGAGGCGACGTACAAGTACGACACCGGCCGGTGA
- a CDS encoding SDR family NAD(P)-dependent oxidoreductase, with protein MDQFDPVSALDLSDRVSVVTGGTRGIGRAVALGLARAGADVVPTSRTPEDVKDAVSAVEAEGVDSLARPTDVTDPEAVDGLMAAVEAEFGRLDVVVNDAGVNPDGALGLPESTTEEGIRSVLDVNLEGALRCARAAAPALRADGGGSLVNVASVGGLVGLPRQHPYVASKHGLVGVTRSMALDWAPDVRVNAVAPGYVLTDLTEGVAADDDLRESVLGRTPLGRFAEPEEVAGPVVFLASEAASYVTGACLAVDGGWTAR; from the coding sequence ATGGACCAATTCGACCCGGTATCGGCGCTCGACCTGTCGGACCGGGTCTCCGTCGTGACCGGCGGCACGCGTGGGATCGGCAGGGCGGTCGCTCTCGGTCTGGCCCGGGCGGGTGCGGACGTGGTGCCCACCTCCCGGACGCCGGAGGACGTCAAGGACGCGGTTTCTGCCGTCGAAGCCGAGGGAGTGGACTCGCTCGCCCGGCCGACGGACGTGACCGACCCCGAGGCGGTCGACGGGCTGATGGCGGCCGTCGAGGCGGAGTTCGGTCGGCTGGACGTCGTCGTGAACGACGCCGGCGTCAACCCAGACGGGGCGCTCGGACTCCCCGAATCGACGACCGAGGAGGGGATCCGGTCGGTGCTGGACGTGAACCTGGAGGGGGCGCTCCGGTGTGCCCGGGCGGCGGCCCCGGCGCTCCGGGCCGACGGCGGAGGGTCGCTCGTGAACGTCGCCAGCGTCGGCGGACTCGTCGGCCTGCCGCGCCAGCACCCGTACGTCGCCTCGAAACACGGGCTCGTCGGCGTCACGCGGAGCATGGCGCTCGACTGGGCGCCCGACGTCCGGGTGAACGCGGTCGCACCCGGCTACGTGCTCACCGACCTGACCGAGGGTGTCGCCGCGGACGACGACCTCCGGGAGTCGGTCCTGGGACGCACCCCGCTCGGCCGGTTCGCCGAACCGGAGGAGGTCGCCGGGCCGGTCGTCTTCCTCGCCTCCGAGGCGGCGTCGTACGTCACCGGCGCGTGTCTCGCCGTCGACGGTGGCTGGACGGCGCGGTAG
- a CDS encoding long-chain fatty acid--CoA ligase — translation MTRGQTLRPFYWRATTLFPEQEIVSRTRGGRTRHDYAAFGDRVARLAGALRDLGVEPGDRVGTFGWNTHRHMEAYYAPPLLGAQLHTINVVLPDDDVEFIVGDAADDVLLVDPGEPFETVERLFERFDSVEHVVVMDEEAPESDLPVRAYDELLVGADPVEEWPDVDPDAPAGMCYTSGTTGTPKGVEYTQAMMHAHAMMVQTPSAIGIGQSDVVMHVVPMYHVNSWNFPYAATVAGAKQVYPGPSPDTETLASLVESEGVTLTAGVPTVFIDLLEYADRNDVDFSSLERIVVGGSAAPKGVMRRYAEEYDVTVDHAWGMTETMSIASISRPKRGMDLDGDGELDLRAKQGLLSPGLEMSVVDDDGEDVPWDGESFGELRVRGPTVVDEYYDRPEATEESFEDGWLRTGDIATVDEEGYFEIVDRAKDVIKSGGEWISSIRLENALMEHDDVVQAAVVAVPHDRWRERPVAAVVTSGAVDEGELRDHLSGSFPRWWLPDDVHVRESIPKTATGKFDKKALRKELADAPTPHAPEEY, via the coding sequence ATGACACGCGGACAGACACTCCGCCCGTTCTACTGGCGGGCGACGACGCTGTTCCCCGAGCAGGAGATCGTCTCCCGGACGAGGGGCGGCCGGACGCGCCACGACTACGCGGCGTTCGGCGACCGGGTCGCACGGCTCGCCGGAGCGCTCCGCGACTTGGGCGTGGAACCGGGCGATCGGGTCGGGACGTTCGGCTGGAACACCCACCGGCACATGGAGGCGTACTACGCGCCGCCGCTCCTCGGCGCACAGTTGCACACGATCAACGTCGTCCTCCCGGACGACGACGTGGAGTTCATCGTCGGGGACGCGGCCGACGACGTGCTCCTCGTCGACCCTGGCGAGCCGTTCGAGACGGTCGAGCGACTGTTCGAGCGCTTCGACTCCGTCGAGCACGTCGTCGTCATGGACGAGGAGGCCCCCGAGAGCGACCTGCCCGTCCGCGCCTACGACGAACTCCTCGTGGGGGCCGACCCCGTCGAGGAGTGGCCGGACGTCGACCCCGACGCGCCGGCCGGGATGTGCTACACCTCGGGCACGACCGGGACGCCGAAGGGGGTCGAGTACACGCAGGCGATGATGCACGCCCACGCGATGATGGTCCAGACCCCCTCCGCGATCGGCATCGGCCAGTCGGACGTCGTCATGCACGTCGTGCCGATGTACCACGTCAACTCGTGGAACTTCCCGTACGCAGCCACCGTCGCGGGGGCGAAACAGGTGTACCCCGGCCCCTCGCCCGACACCGAGACGCTCGCGTCCCTCGTCGAATCGGAGGGGGTGACGCTGACGGCGGGCGTCCCGACCGTGTTCATCGACCTGCTGGAGTACGCCGACCGGAACGACGTGGACTTCTCGTCGCTGGAGCGCATCGTCGTCGGCGGGTCGGCGGCGCCGAAGGGGGTCATGCGCCGGTACGCCGAGGAGTACGACGTGACCGTCGACCACGCCTGGGGGATGACCGAGACGATGTCCATCGCCTCGATCTCCCGACCCAAGCGGGGGATGGATCTCGACGGCGACGGGGAACTGGACCTCCGGGCCAAACAGGGGCTCCTCTCGCCCGGCCTGGAGATGTCCGTCGTCGACGACGACGGCGAGGACGTGCCGTGGGACGGGGAGTCCTTCGGCGAACTCCGGGTGCGCGGGCCGACCGTCGTGGACGAGTACTACGACCGGCCCGAGGCCACCGAGGAGAGCTTCGAGGACGGCTGGCTCAGGACGGGCGACATCGCGACCGTCGACGAGGAGGGTTACTTCGAGATCGTCGACCGCGCGAAGGACGTGATCAAGTCCGGCGGCGAGTGGATCTCCAGCATCCGCCTGGAGAACGCCCTGATGGAACACGACGACGTGGTCCAGGCCGCGGTCGTCGCGGTTCCGCACGATCGGTGGCGTGAACGGCCCGTCGCCGCCGTCGTCACCTCCGGCGCGGTCGACGAGGGGGAACTCCGGGACCACCTCTCGGGGTCGTTCCCGCGCTGGTGGCTCCCCGACGACGTTCACGTCCGTGAGTCGATCCCGAAGACCGCGACCGGGAAGTTCGACAAGAAGGCGCTGCGCAAGGAACTGGCTGACGCTCCCACGCCGCACGCCCCCGAGGAGTACTGA
- a CDS encoding AMP-binding protein: MTPTEVGTDEVVHEPDEAFAEATNVREFMRAYGIDDYDELIQRTCHGIEGVEASGVDWFWDELVDYLGVEFYEPYEAVRDDTDGPQFSDWYPGGELNVAHNVLDRHAALDSPARNSVACIWEGEPGDERHVTYHDLHRQANRVANYLESVGIETGDTVGLYMAMVPEVISILYGCFKVGAIAVPIFSGFGVDATATRIDDSECSVLFTGDGFHRRGGEVTLKDTADEAIAQAGHVEHTVVYDRFGTRDGADGNGVDVPWDGDRDEWWVDAVEPQSSAYDTKSLPSNQESMLLYSSGTTGTPKGIVHTHAGVQLQCAKELYFGFDHKPEDRFFWVSDIGWMMGPWTLIGNHTFGGTIVMYEGAPDHPGPDRFWDVIERHGITAFGISPTAIRALRKHGDAHVHEHDLSSLRLLGSTGEPWDPESWLWFYENVGGGECPIINISGGTEICGCFLMPMPDQPLKPCTLGGPGLGMDVDVVDVEGNSIADSHERGYLVARDSCPSMTRSLWSGDERYLREYWSTFRDPPLWNHGDWAQKDEDGFWFLHGRADDALNVAGRKIGPAEIEGVLIDHDAVNQAAAVGVPDETTGTAVVAYVVLEDGVDPSEDLRGELTTLVGAEHGKPFRPREILFVEEFPKTQSGKIIRRAISAVHEGEDPGDLSSMENPEALESLKDAR; the protein is encoded by the coding sequence ATGACGCCCACGGAGGTCGGCACGGACGAGGTGGTCCACGAACCGGACGAAGCCTTCGCGGAGGCCACCAACGTCCGCGAGTTCATGCGCGCGTACGGCATCGACGACTACGACGAACTCATCCAGCGCACCTGCCACGGGATCGAGGGCGTCGAGGCGTCGGGCGTCGACTGGTTCTGGGACGAACTCGTCGACTACCTGGGTGTCGAGTTCTACGAACCCTACGAGGCCGTCCGGGACGACACGGACGGCCCGCAGTTCTCCGACTGGTACCCCGGCGGGGAACTCAACGTCGCGCACAACGTCCTCGACCGCCACGCCGCACTCGACTCGCCCGCCCGCAACAGTGTGGCGTGCATCTGGGAGGGCGAACCGGGCGACGAGCGCCACGTCACCTACCACGACCTCCACCGGCAGGCCAACCGGGTGGCGAACTACCTCGAATCGGTCGGGATCGAAACGGGGGACACCGTCGGCCTGTACATGGCGATGGTGCCCGAGGTCATCTCCATCCTGTACGGCTGTTTCAAGGTCGGCGCGATCGCGGTACCCATCTTCTCGGGCTTCGGCGTCGACGCGACCGCCACGAGGATCGACGACTCGGAGTGCTCGGTGCTGTTCACGGGCGACGGCTTCCACCGCCGCGGGGGCGAGGTCACCCTGAAGGACACCGCCGACGAGGCCATCGCACAGGCCGGCCACGTCGAGCACACGGTGGTGTACGACCGGTTCGGAACTCGGGACGGAGCCGACGGGAACGGCGTCGACGTCCCCTGGGACGGGGACCGCGACGAGTGGTGGGTCGACGCCGTGGAACCGCAGTCCAGCGCGTACGACACCAAGTCGCTTCCGTCGAACCAGGAGTCGATGCTGCTGTACTCCTCGGGCACCACGGGGACCCCGAAGGGCATCGTGCACACCCACGCGGGCGTGCAGTTGCAGTGCGCGAAGGAACTGTACTTCGGCTTCGACCACAAGCCCGAGGACCGCTTCTTCTGGGTGAGCGACATCGGCTGGATGATGGGCCCGTGGACGCTCATCGGCAACCACACGTTCGGCGGCACGATCGTCATGTACGAGGGCGCGCCCGACCACCCCGGACCGGACCGCTTCTGGGACGTGATCGAACGGCACGGCATCACCGCGTTCGGCATCTCCCCGACCGCCATCCGCGCGCTCCGCAAGCACGGCGACGCGCACGTCCACGAACACGACCTGTCGAGCCTCCGCCTGCTCGGGTCGACCGGCGAGCCCTGGGACCCCGAGTCCTGGCTGTGGTTCTACGAGAACGTCGGCGGCGGCGAGTGCCCGATCATCAACATCTCGGGCGGCACCGAGATCTGCGGCTGCTTCCTCATGCCGATGCCGGACCAGCCGCTGAAACCCTGCACGCTCGGCGGGCCGGGGCTGGGGATGGACGTCGACGTCGTGGACGTGGAGGGCAACTCCATCGCGGACTCCCACGAGCGGGGCTACCTCGTCGCGCGCGACTCCTGCCCGTCGATGACCAGGAGCCTGTGGTCGGGCGACGAGCGGTACCTGCGGGAGTACTGGTCGACGTTCCGGGACCCCCCGCTGTGGAACCACGGCGACTGGGCCCAGAAGGACGAGGACGGCTTCTGGTTCCTCCACGGCCGTGCGGACGACGCGCTCAACGTCGCGGGCCGGAAGATCGGGCCGGCCGAGATCGAGGGCGTGCTCATCGACCACGACGCGGTGAACCAGGCGGCCGCAGTCGGGGTCCCCGACGAGACGACCGGTACCGCGGTCGTCGCCTACGTCGTGCTGGAGGACGGGGTCGACCCGAGCGAGGACCTCCGGGGCGAACTCACGACGCTGGTGGGCGCAGAGCACGGCAAGCCGTTCCGGCCCCGCGAGATCCTGTTCGTCGAGGAGTTCCCGAAGACGCAGTCGGGCAAGATCATCCGGCGGGCGATCTCGGCGGTCCACGAGGGCGAGGACCCGGGCGACCTCTCCTCGATGGAGAACCCGGAGGCGCTCGAGAGCCTGAAGGACGCGCGGTGA
- a CDS encoding ABC transporter substrate-binding protein, translated as MSQDTPTDERNGGMNRRTMLAAAGGTAVATALAGCSTLLGGSQSDVEGEADVPDEPIQAGLQTFTEGAAAVLGLQAQHGAELAVRRINDAGGIAGREMELDTVHEADAHVENYTQFVDEGKDVTFGPISSGGHAAMAPEVESQGVVNVSTDGTVTTLYEGTVEDPTYSFRFQNYDVMECVTAAREAVSRVGADEIDTIAGINPNYAFGQDEWKFFELAMNQLVDGGVDSVYEGFPDLGATDMATHITEINNVQPDVTFSSQWGGDVTTMMNQASANGMFGNTQLVGSVLYSAVDELERNVVEEADAISGSRNWYWGFPDRSRWAPNDDTFGAARDEWDIVPTAHFMSGYGAVTAWATAVAKLVDVIGGWPSQDQIARGLEGHGFYTPAGYHVMSAGHQGKSNAFSGRMAWSEEVGAAVLEDVNAYAPQEVSPPEGTTAEEWVNGW; from the coding sequence ATGAGCCAGGACACACCGACGGACGAACGAAACGGCGGCATGAACAGGCGAACGATGCTGGCGGCGGCCGGCGGGACGGCCGTCGCGACGGCGCTCGCCGGCTGTAGCACGCTGCTCGGCGGCTCCCAGAGCGACGTCGAGGGGGAGGCCGACGTCCCGGACGAGCCGATCCAGGCCGGCCTGCAGACGTTCACCGAGGGTGCGGCGGCGGTCCTCGGCCTCCAGGCCCAGCACGGCGCCGAACTCGCGGTCCGGCGGATCAACGACGCCGGCGGCATCGCCGGCCGGGAGATGGAACTCGACACGGTCCACGAGGCCGACGCCCACGTCGAGAACTACACGCAGTTCGTCGACGAGGGCAAGGACGTCACCTTCGGCCCCATCTCCAGCGGCGGGCACGCGGCGATGGCCCCGGAGGTCGAGTCCCAGGGCGTGGTCAACGTCTCGACGGACGGGACGGTCACGACGCTGTACGAGGGGACGGTCGAGGACCCCACCTACTCGTTCCGCTTCCAGAACTACGACGTGATGGAGTGTGTCACGGCCGCCCGCGAGGCGGTCTCGCGCGTGGGCGCCGACGAGATCGACACCATCGCCGGCATCAACCCGAACTACGCGTTCGGCCAGGACGAGTGGAAGTTCTTCGAACTCGCGATGAACCAGCTCGTCGACGGCGGCGTCGACTCCGTCTACGAGGGGTTCCCGGACCTCGGGGCGACGGACATGGCCACCCACATCACAGAGATCAACAACGTCCAGCCGGACGTGACCTTCTCCAGCCAGTGGGGCGGCGACGTGACGACGATGATGAACCAGGCGTCGGCCAACGGCATGTTCGGGAACACCCAGCTCGTCGGCAGCGTCCTCTACAGCGCGGTCGACGAACTCGAACGGAACGTCGTCGAGGAGGCCGACGCGATCTCCGGGTCGCGAAACTGGTACTGGGGGTTCCCGGACCGCTCGCGCTGGGCGCCCAACGACGACACGTTCGGGGCCGCACGGGACGAGTGGGACATCGTCCCCACCGCCCACTTCATGAGCGGCTACGGGGCGGTCACCGCCTGGGCGACCGCGGTCGCGAAACTGGTCGACGTCATCGGCGGCTGGCCGAGCCAGGACCAGATCGCGCGCGGACTCGAGGGACACGGCTTCTACACGCCGGCCGGCTACCACGTCATGAGCGCCGGCCACCAGGGCAAGTCCAACGCGTTCTCGGGCCGGATGGCCTGGTCGGAGGAAGTCGGCGCCGCGGTGCTGGAGGACGTGAACGCCTACGCGCCCCAGGAGGTGTCGCCGCCGGAGGGGACGACCGCGGAGGAGTGGGTGAACGGCTGGTGA
- a CDS encoding branched-chain amino acid ABC transporter permease, with product MQIELANLLTHTLNGIQYGFILFLIASGLTVILGILDVLNLAHGELFALGAYVAFSVFGYVSGVVVAPEGPVQLGLYLGLALVAAVVAALVLVPVGAIVESVFLRPLYERDEVYQLVLTFGLLLIIKDFNKLAWGPTPVRAQNVYSGINRIPAAELVGLNFPTYKLVIIAVGAVVVVALFWFFDRTRTGRLIRATAIDREMATAIGVSPDRTFTLVFALGAFLAGFAGAIALPQSTANLAMGTNPLVLSFVVIVIGGLGSLRGAFVAAMLVGVLSRWAIWQYPPAELAAPFAIMILVLLVKPDGLFGTWGETA from the coding sequence ATGCAGATAGAACTCGCAAACCTGCTCACGCACACGCTCAACGGGATCCAGTACGGGTTCATCCTGTTTCTCATCGCCTCGGGGCTGACCGTCATCCTGGGCATCCTGGACGTGTTGAACCTCGCACACGGGGAACTGTTCGCGCTCGGCGCCTACGTCGCCTTCTCGGTGTTCGGCTACGTCTCGGGCGTCGTCGTGGCCCCCGAGGGTCCGGTCCAGCTCGGCCTGTACCTCGGGCTCGCGCTCGTGGCCGCCGTCGTCGCCGCGCTCGTGCTCGTGCCGGTCGGCGCGATCGTCGAGTCCGTGTTCCTCAGGCCGCTCTACGAGCGGGACGAGGTGTACCAGCTCGTGTTGACGTTCGGGCTCCTGTTGATCATCAAGGACTTCAACAAGCTCGCCTGGGGCCCGACGCCCGTTCGCGCCCAGAACGTGTACAGCGGCATCAACCGGATCCCGGCCGCGGAACTGGTCGGCCTGAACTTCCCGACGTACAAGCTCGTCATCATCGCGGTCGGCGCGGTCGTCGTGGTCGCGCTGTTCTGGTTCTTCGACCGGACGCGGACCGGGCGGCTCATCCGCGCGACCGCGATCGACCGGGAGATGGCGACCGCCATCGGCGTCAGCCCGGACCGGACGTTCACGCTCGTGTTCGCGCTCGGCGCGTTCCTCGCGGGCTTTGCCGGCGCCATCGCGCTCCCGCAGAGCACGGCGAACCTGGCGATGGGGACGAACCCGCTCGTGCTCTCGTTCGTCGTCATCGTCATCGGCGGGCTGGGCAGCCTTCGCGGCGCGTTCGTCGCCGCCATGCTCGTCGGCGTGCTCAGCCGCTGGGCGATCTGGCAGTACCCGCCGGCGGAGCTGGCCGCCCCGTTCGCCATCATGATCCTCGTCCTGCTCGTCAAACCCGACGGGCTGTTCGGAACGTGGGGTGAGACGGCGTGA
- a CDS encoding branched-chain amino acid ABC transporter permease — MELPPRRAALGLLGLLLLVAVPDLAKLSPGLQLRVVHEGVLFGLAAVGLNLLLRHTRLVSFGHAAFFGTGAYTAAVLASHFDVTSMLVLLAAATLFGTLMAGVVGYLSLRHTGLYFSLLTLAFGQLLYAVVIGRGYFGSSDGLAVRPGEANQALLFGVEFGSEVYSVVVYYLTVLVVLLSLLVMWRVANSPFGDALDAIGQNRTRARFIGIPVRRYVLAAFVVSGIYGGVAGGMYGLVQQHVRPEPTLYFLRSGDILFMAILGGFRTLVGPLVGGIVLVFLQDVGRDVTNYFDALTGIVLVALVYGFPRGIVGSLKAGSPFRRRLASLRADPSVAGAWLRGAWNAVVDAAARAGENLRIIIFGVN; from the coding sequence ATGGAGCTACCGCCCCGCCGGGCCGCGCTGGGGCTCCTTGGGCTCCTCCTGCTGGTCGCCGTCCCGGACCTCGCGAAGCTCTCGCCGGGACTCCAGCTCCGGGTCGTCCACGAGGGCGTGCTGTTCGGGCTGGCGGCGGTCGGGCTGAACCTCCTGTTGCGGCACACGCGGCTCGTCTCGTTCGGTCACGCGGCGTTCTTCGGGACCGGGGCCTACACGGCCGCGGTGCTGGCGAGCCACTTCGACGTGACGAGCATGCTGGTCCTGCTGGCGGCGGCGACGCTGTTCGGGACGCTGATGGCCGGCGTCGTCGGCTACCTCTCGCTCCGGCACACCGGGCTGTACTTCTCGCTCCTGACGCTCGCGTTCGGGCAGTTGCTGTACGCGGTCGTCATCGGGAGGGGCTACTTCGGCTCCAGCGACGGGCTGGCGGTGCGACCAGGGGAGGCGAACCAGGCGCTGCTGTTCGGCGTCGAGTTCGGCTCCGAGGTGTACAGCGTCGTCGTCTACTACCTGACGGTGCTCGTCGTGCTGCTCTCGCTGCTGGTGATGTGGCGGGTGGCCAACTCCCCGTTCGGCGACGCGCTGGACGCCATCGGGCAGAACCGGACCCGGGCGCGGTTCATCGGGATCCCCGTCCGGAGGTACGTGCTCGCCGCGTTCGTCGTCTCGGGCATCTACGGCGGGGTCGCCGGCGGGATGTACGGGCTCGTCCAGCAGCACGTCCGCCCGGAGCCGACGCTGTACTTCCTCCGCTCGGGCGACATCCTGTTCATGGCCATCCTGGGCGGCTTTCGGACGCTCGTCGGCCCGCTCGTCGGCGGCATCGTCCTGGTGTTCCTGCAGGACGTCGGCCGCGACGTGACGAACTACTTCGACGCGCTGACCGGGATCGTGCTCGTCGCGCTCGTGTACGGGTTCCCGCGCGGCATCGTCGGCTCGCTGAAGGCCGGGAGCCCGTTCCGCCGGCGGCTCGCGAGCCTCCGGGCGGACCCGTCGGTCGCCGGCGCGTGGCTCCGCGGCGCGTGGAACGCCGTCGTCGACGCCGCGGCCCGCGCGGGCGAGAACCTGCGGATCATCATCTTCGGGGTGAACTGA